The Pseudomonas asiatica genome has a segment encoding these proteins:
- the truD gene encoding tRNA pseudouridine(13) synthase TruD, with translation MTELELLGPRASGEPLGTAVLKAVAEDFQVDEVLDIPLSGQGEHLWLWVEKRDLNTEEAARRLARAAGVPVRTISYAGLKDRQALTRQWFSLHLPGKADPDLSRAEDASLRVLKQVRHQRKLQRGAHSANGFTLRLTALAADHQAVDARLEQLKQHGVPNYFGTQRFGHGGGNVHDALDWAARKALPEQRNVRSRLLSAGRSYLFNQVLAARVADGSWARAQVGDLLAFTTSRSFFPAGESECSDPRLAILDLHPTGPLWGAGDSPATGSTAQQEDAIAARQPALCQWLALAGMDHERRILRLPIGGLTWHYPEPDILQLEFVLPAGCFATVVVREVVDLVSAGQTDSSCVF, from the coding sequence ATGACCGAGTTGGAACTGCTGGGCCCGCGCGCATCGGGCGAACCACTGGGTACCGCCGTCCTCAAGGCGGTGGCCGAGGATTTCCAGGTCGACGAAGTACTGGACATCCCCCTGTCGGGCCAGGGCGAGCACCTGTGGCTGTGGGTCGAGAAGCGTGATCTGAACACCGAGGAGGCGGCCCGCCGCCTGGCCCGTGCCGCTGGGGTGCCGGTGCGCACGATCAGCTACGCCGGCCTCAAGGACCGCCAGGCCCTGACCCGCCAGTGGTTCAGCCTGCACCTGCCCGGCAAGGCCGACCCGGACCTGTCTCGTGCCGAGGATGCCAGCCTGCGTGTGCTCAAGCAGGTGCGCCACCAGCGCAAGCTGCAGCGCGGTGCGCATTCGGCCAACGGCTTCACGCTGCGCCTGACTGCCCTGGCTGCCGATCACCAGGCGGTGGATGCGCGCCTGGAACAGCTCAAGCAGCACGGTGTGCCGAATTATTTCGGCACCCAGCGCTTCGGCCACGGTGGCGGCAACGTGCACGACGCTCTCGATTGGGCCGCACGCAAGGCCCTGCCCGAACAGCGCAACGTGCGTTCGCGGTTGCTCTCGGCCGGGCGCAGCTACCTGTTCAACCAGGTGCTGGCAGCCCGTGTTGCCGACGGCAGCTGGGCGCGTGCGCAGGTGGGCGACCTGTTGGCGTTCACCACGAGTCGTAGCTTCTTTCCTGCTGGGGAGTCGGAATGTTCCGATCCTCGGCTGGCGATCCTTGACCTGCATCCGACCGGCCCGCTGTGGGGGGCAGGCGATTCGCCGGCTACGGGGAGTACTGCGCAACAAGAGGATGCGATCGCCGCACGGCAGCCGGCACTTTGCCAGTGGCTGGCCTTGGCGGGCATGGATCACGAACGACGCATTCTGCGGCTCCCTATTGGCGGTCTTACGTGGCATTATCCGGAGCCTGATATCCTGCAACTGGAATTCGTCCTTCCGGCCGGATGCTTCGCCACCGTGGTGGTGCGCGAAGTCGTGGATCTGGTGTCGGCGGGGCAGACGGACAGCTCATGCGTATTCTGA
- the surE gene encoding 5'/3'-nucleotidase SurE has translation MRILISNDDGVTAPGIAALHAALADYAECVVIAPDQDKSGASSSLTLDRPLHPQTLANGFISLNGTPTDCVHLGLNGLLPQAPDMVVSGINLGANLGDDVLYSGTVAAALEGRFLGGTSLAFSLLSRQPDNLPTAAHIARRLVEAQSRLALPPRTVLNVNIPNLPLEHIRGIQLTRLGHRARAAAPTKVVNPRGKEGYWIAVAGDAEDGGPGTDFHAVMQGYVSITPLQLDRTFSDAFEQLDGWLEGLL, from the coding sequence ATGCGTATTCTGATTTCGAACGACGACGGTGTTACCGCACCCGGCATCGCCGCGCTGCACGCTGCGCTGGCGGATTACGCCGAGTGCGTGGTTATTGCCCCGGATCAAGACAAGAGCGGCGCCAGCAGTTCGCTGACGCTGGACCGGCCACTGCATCCGCAGACCTTGGCCAATGGCTTCATCAGCCTCAACGGCACGCCGACCGACTGCGTGCACCTGGGGCTCAATGGGCTGTTGCCACAGGCGCCGGACATGGTCGTGTCGGGGATCAACCTCGGTGCCAACCTGGGCGACGACGTGCTCTATTCGGGCACTGTCGCGGCCGCGTTGGAAGGCCGTTTCCTCGGCGGTACCTCGCTGGCGTTTTCGCTGTTGTCGCGCCAGCCGGACAACCTGCCAACCGCGGCCCATATCGCCCGCCGCCTGGTCGAGGCGCAGTCGCGCCTGGCCTTGCCGCCGCGCACCGTGCTCAACGTCAACATCCCCAACCTGCCGCTGGAGCACATTCGTGGCATCCAGCTTACCCGCCTCGGTCACCGGGCGCGGGCGGCGGCGCCGACCAAGGTGGTCAACCCGCGCGGCAAGGAAGGCTACTGGATCGCCGTGGCCGGGGATGCCGAGGACGGTGGCCCGGGTACCGACTTCCACGCGGTGATGCAAGGCTATGTATCGATCACTCCGCTGCAGCTCGACCGCACCTTCAGTGATGCCTTCGAGCAGCTCGACGGTTGGCTGGAGGGCCTGCTCTGA
- a CDS encoding protein-L-isoaspartate(D-aspartate) O-methyltransferase, whose protein sequence is MTSQRTRERLIQRLCEEGVSNTKVLDVIRRTPRHLFVDEALAHRAYEDTALPIGHNQTISQPFMVAHMSELLLEAGPLDKVLEIGTGSGYQTAILAQLVERVFSVERIKVLQDRAKERLVELNLRNVVFRWGDGCEGWPALAPYNGIIVTAVAPEVPQALLDQLAPGGRMVIPVGPAGETQQLMLIVREEHGFSRRVLGAVRFVPLLNGPLA, encoded by the coding sequence ATGACCTCCCAGCGTACCCGGGAGCGGCTGATCCAGCGCCTGTGCGAGGAGGGCGTTTCGAACACCAAGGTGCTCGACGTGATCCGTCGTACCCCGCGCCACCTGTTCGTCGACGAGGCGCTGGCGCATCGCGCCTACGAAGACACCGCGCTGCCGATCGGCCACAACCAGACCATCTCGCAACCGTTCATGGTTGCCCACATGAGCGAGCTGCTGCTCGAGGCCGGGCCGCTGGACAAGGTGCTGGAGATCGGCACCGGCTCGGGCTACCAGACGGCAATCCTGGCCCAGTTGGTCGAGCGTGTGTTCTCGGTGGAACGCATCAAGGTGTTGCAGGACCGGGCCAAGGAGCGCCTGGTGGAACTGAACCTGCGCAACGTGGTGTTCCGCTGGGGCGACGGTTGCGAAGGCTGGCCGGCGCTGGCGCCGTACAACGGCATCATCGTCACCGCCGTGGCGCCGGAAGTGCCGCAGGCATTGCTCGACCAGCTGGCGCCCGGTGGCCGTATGGTGATCCCGGTGGGGCCAGCCGGCGAAACCCAGCAGCTGATGCTGATCGTGCGCGAGGAGCATGGATTCTCCCGCCGCGTGCTGGGGGCAGTGCGCTTCGTACCGCTGCTCAACGGCCCGCTGGCCTGA
- a CDS encoding peptidoglycan DD-metalloendopeptidase family protein, giving the protein MGHTVIRQRKDGSGFTLLVIALAMGTLLVGCSSTSSNSARVVDRNNTVPKRPAVTTGQYIVKPGDTLFSIAFRYGWDYKELAARNGIAAPYTIRPGQAIRFSSGSTGSTTVVSSPSSSSKTTVIRRPVGSTSTPPASTSKPATPTASSSAPVVATVPAAERAVGGWTWPANGVLIGKFASNGSLNKGIDIAGDLGQPVFAASDGAVVYAGSGLRGYGELIIIKHSDTYVSAYGHNRRLLVREGQQVKAGQSIAEMGSTGTDRVKLHFEIRRQGKPVDPLQFLPRR; this is encoded by the coding sequence GTGGGTCACACAGTCATTCGGCAGCGCAAGGACGGGTCGGGTTTCACGCTTCTGGTGATTGCACTGGCCATGGGCACGCTACTGGTGGGTTGCTCGAGCACCAGCAGCAACAGCGCGCGGGTGGTCGACCGCAATAACACCGTGCCCAAGCGCCCGGCGGTAACCACCGGGCAGTACATCGTCAAACCTGGCGATACGCTGTTCTCCATTGCCTTCCGTTATGGCTGGGACTACAAGGAACTGGCTGCGCGCAACGGCATCGCGGCGCCTTACACCATTCGCCCGGGGCAAGCGATTCGTTTCAGCAGCGGCTCTACCGGCAGCACCACGGTGGTGTCCAGCCCGTCGTCGTCGAGCAAGACCACGGTCATCCGGCGGCCTGTGGGCAGTACCAGCACACCCCCTGCCAGTACCAGCAAACCGGCCACGCCGACAGCCTCCAGCAGCGCCCCGGTGGTCGCCACGGTGCCTGCCGCGGAGCGCGCGGTAGGCGGCTGGACCTGGCCTGCCAATGGCGTGCTGATTGGAAAATTCGCTTCAAACGGTAGTTTGAATAAAGGCATTGATATCGCCGGTGATTTGGGACAGCCTGTTTTTGCTGCGTCTGATGGTGCAGTGGTGTACGCCGGGAGTGGCTTGAGGGGCTACGGCGAACTGATCATCATCAAGCACAGCGATACCTACGTCAGTGCCTACGGCCATAACCGCAGGCTGTTGGTTCGGGAGGGGCAGCAGGTCAAGGCAGGGCAGTCGATTGCTGAAATGGGGTCCACGGGCACAGATCGGGTGAAGCTGCATTTCGAGATTCGCCGCCAGGGCAAACCCGTCGATCCGCTCCAGTTCCTGCCACGTCGTTGA
- the rpoS gene encoding RNA polymerase sigma factor RpoS: MALSKEVPEFDIDDDLLLMETGIVLETDVVSDEPAVSSVRTRAKSGSSLKQHKYIDYSRALDATQLYLNEIGFSPLLSPEEEVHFARLSQKGDPAGRKRMIESNLRLVVKIARRYVNRGLSLLDLIEEGNLGLIRAVEKFDPERGFRFSTYATWWIRQTIERAIMNQTRTIRLPIHVVKELNVYLRAARELTQKLDHEPSPEEIATLLEKPVAEVKRMLGLNERVSSVDVSLGPDSDKTLLDTLTDDRPTDPCELLQDDDLSQSIDQWLGELTDKQREVVVRRFGLRGHESSTLEDVGLEIGLTRERVRQIQVEGLKRLREILEKNGLSSESLFQ; the protein is encoded by the coding sequence ATGGCTCTCAGTAAAGAAGTGCCGGAGTTTGACATCGACGATGACCTGCTTCTGATGGAGACGGGTATCGTTTTGGAAACGGATGTGGTGTCAGACGAACCTGCTGTATCTTCGGTTCGGACGAGGGCCAAGTCGGGCTCTTCGCTCAAGCAACACAAGTATATCGATTACAGCCGGGCGCTCGATGCCACCCAGTTGTATCTCAACGAGATCGGATTCTCGCCTCTGCTTTCGCCGGAAGAGGAAGTGCATTTTGCGCGCCTGTCGCAAAAGGGCGACCCTGCCGGCCGCAAGCGCATGATCGAAAGCAACCTGCGCCTGGTTGTAAAAATTGCCCGTCGTTACGTGAACCGCGGCCTGTCGCTGCTCGACCTGATCGAGGAGGGCAACCTGGGGTTGATCCGTGCCGTCGAGAAGTTCGACCCGGAGCGTGGTTTCCGGTTCTCGACCTATGCGACCTGGTGGATTCGCCAGACCATCGAGCGGGCAATCATGAACCAGACCCGCACCATTCGCCTGCCGATCCACGTGGTCAAGGAACTGAACGTCTACCTGCGCGCTGCGCGCGAGCTGACCCAGAAACTGGACCACGAACCCTCGCCAGAAGAAATCGCCACGCTGCTGGAGAAACCGGTCGCCGAGGTCAAGCGCATGCTGGGCCTGAACGAGCGGGTGTCTTCGGTGGATGTGTCGCTCGGTCCGGACTCGGACAAGACCCTGCTCGATACCCTGACCGACGACCGCCCGACCGACCCGTGCGAACTGCTGCAGGATGACGACCTGTCGCAGAGCATCGACCAATGGCTGGGCGAGTTGACCGACAAGCAGCGTGAAGTGGTGGTGCGCCGCTTTGGCCTGCGCGGGCATGAAAGCAGCACCCTGGAAGATGTCGGCCTGGAGATTGGCCTGACCCGTGAGCGGGTGCGGCAGATCCAAGTCGAGGGGCTCAAGCGTTTGCGTGAGATCCTCGAGAAGAACGGCCTGTCCAGTGAGTCGTTGTTCCAGTAG
- the fdxA gene encoding ferredoxin FdxA, whose product MTFVVTDNCIKCKYTDCVEVCPVDCFYEGPNFLVIHPDECIDCALCEPECPAQAIFSEDEVPAGMENFIELNAELAEIWPNITERKDALPDAEEWDGKTGKIADLER is encoded by the coding sequence ATGACCTTCGTCGTCACCGACAACTGCATCAAATGCAAATACACCGACTGCGTGGAAGTCTGCCCGGTGGACTGCTTCTACGAAGGCCCGAACTTCCTGGTCATCCACCCGGACGAGTGCATCGACTGCGCTCTGTGCGAGCCGGAATGCCCAGCGCAAGCCATCTTCTCGGAAGACGAAGTGCCTGCGGGCATGGAGAACTTCATCGAGCTGAACGCCGAACTGGCGGAAATCTGGCCGAACATCACCGAGCGTAAGGACGCCCTGCCGGACGCTGAAGAGTGGGATGGCAAGACTGGCAAGATTGCAGACCTGGAGCGCTGA
- the mutS gene encoding DNA mismatch repair protein MutS, whose product MSDFSAHTPMMQQYWKLKNQHPDQLMFYRMGDFYEIFYEDAKKAAKLLDITLTARGQSAGQSIPMCGIPFHSLEGYLAKLVKLGESVVICEQIGDPATSKGPVERQVVRIITPGTVSDEALLDERRDNLIAALLGDERLFGLAVLDITSGNFSVQEIKGWENLLAELERLNPVELLIPDDWPRDLPAEKRPGARRRAPWDFDRDSARKALCQQFATKDLKGFGCDKLTLAIGAAGCLLIYAKETQRTALPHLRSLRHERLDDTVILDGASRRNLELDINLAGGRDNTLQSVIDRCQTAMASRLLSRWLNRPLRDLKVLQARQDSIRCLLDGYRFEKLQPQLKEIGDIERILARIGLRNARPRDLARLRDALGALPELQNAMAELEAPHLARLAAITGTYPELASLLERAIIDNPPAVIRDGGVLKAGYDNELDELLAISENAGQFLIDLEAREKARTGLANLKVGYNRVHGYFIELPTKQAEQAPGDYIRRQTLKGAERFITPELKAFEDKALSAKSRALAREKMLYDALLETLISHLAPLQDSAAALAELDVLSNLAERALNLDLNCPRFVDEPCLRIEQGRHPVVEQVLTTPFVANDLGLDNSTRMLIITGPNMGGKSTYMRQTALIVLLAHIGSFVPAASCELSLVDRIFTRIGSSDDLAGGRSTFMVEMSETANILHNATDRSLVLMDEVGRGTSTFDGLSLAWAAAERLAQLRAYTLFATHYFELTVLPESEPLVANVHLNATEHNERIVFLHHVLPGPASQSYGLAVAQLAGVPTAVIQRAREHLARLETTSLPHEQPPAQKAKDVPQVPHQSDLFASLPHPAIEKLGKLQLDDMTPRQAIEMLYQLKNLL is encoded by the coding sequence ATTTCCGACTTCTCCGCACACACCCCGATGATGCAGCAGTACTGGAAGCTGAAGAACCAGCACCCGGACCAGCTGATGTTCTACCGCATGGGCGACTTCTACGAGATCTTCTACGAAGATGCGAAAAAAGCCGCAAAACTGCTGGACATCACCCTGACCGCGCGCGGTCAGTCAGCCGGCCAGTCCATCCCCATGTGCGGGATTCCGTTCCATTCGCTGGAAGGCTACCTGGCCAAGCTGGTCAAGCTCGGCGAATCGGTGGTGATCTGCGAGCAGATTGGCGACCCCGCCACCAGCAAGGGCCCGGTGGAACGCCAGGTGGTGCGCATCATCACCCCGGGTACGGTCAGCGACGAGGCCCTGCTCGACGAGCGTCGCGACAACCTGATTGCCGCGCTGCTCGGTGACGAGCGCCTGTTCGGCCTGGCCGTACTGGACATCACCAGTGGCAACTTCAGCGTGCAGGAGATCAAGGGCTGGGAAAACCTGCTGGCCGAGCTCGAGCGCCTGAACCCGGTCGAGCTGCTGATCCCCGACGACTGGCCGCGCGACCTGCCCGCCGAGAAACGCCCGGGCGCCCGTCGCCGTGCGCCATGGGACTTCGACCGCGACTCGGCGCGCAAGGCCCTGTGCCAGCAGTTCGCGACCAAGGACCTCAAGGGCTTTGGCTGTGACAAGCTGACCCTGGCCATCGGCGCCGCCGGTTGCCTGCTGATCTACGCCAAGGAAACCCAGCGCACCGCCCTGCCGCACCTGCGCAGCCTGCGCCACGAACGCCTGGACGACACGGTCATCCTCGACGGCGCCAGCCGCCGCAACCTGGAGCTGGACATCAACCTGGCCGGCGGCCGTGACAACACCCTGCAGTCGGTGATCGACCGCTGCCAGACCGCCATGGCCAGCCGTTTGCTGAGCCGCTGGTTGAACCGCCCGTTGCGCGACCTCAAGGTGCTGCAGGCACGCCAGGATTCGATCCGCTGCCTGCTCGACGGCTACCGCTTCGAGAAGCTGCAGCCGCAGCTCAAGGAAATCGGCGATATCGAGCGGATTCTCGCCCGTATCGGCCTGCGCAACGCCCGCCCACGCGACCTGGCACGCCTGCGCGATGCCCTGGGCGCGCTGCCCGAGCTGCAGAACGCCATGGCCGAGCTGGAGGCGCCGCACCTGGCACGCCTGGCCGCCATTACCGGCACCTACCCCGAACTGGCCAGCCTGCTGGAACGGGCGATCATCGACAACCCGCCGGCGGTGATCCGCGATGGCGGCGTGCTCAAGGCCGGCTATGACAACGAGCTGGACGAGCTGCTGGCGATCAGCGAGAACGCCGGCCAGTTCCTGATCGACCTGGAAGCCCGGGAAAAGGCCCGCACCGGCCTGGCCAACCTCAAGGTCGGCTACAACCGGGTGCATGGCTACTTCATCGAGCTGCCGACCAAGCAGGCCGAGCAGGCCCCGGGCGACTACATCCGCCGTCAGACCCTGAAAGGCGCCGAGCGCTTCATCACCCCGGAGCTGAAGGCGTTCGAGGACAAGGCCCTGTCGGCCAAGAGCCGCGCCCTGGCCCGCGAAAAGATGCTCTACGACGCCCTGCTGGAAACCTTGATCAGCCACCTGGCACCGCTGCAGGACAGCGCCGCCGCCCTGGCCGAACTGGACGTGCTCAGCAACCTGGCCGAACGTGCACTGAACCTGGACCTGAACTGCCCGCGCTTCGTCGATGAGCCGTGCCTGCGCATCGAGCAGGGCCGCCACCCTGTGGTGGAACAGGTATTGACCACACCTTTCGTGGCCAACGACCTGGGCCTGGACAACAGCACGCGCATGCTGATCATCACCGGCCCGAACATGGGCGGTAAGTCCACCTACATGCGCCAGACCGCCCTGATCGTGCTGCTGGCGCATATCGGCAGCTTCGTGCCGGCTGCCAGCTGTGAACTGTCGCTGGTCGACCGCATCTTCACCCGCATCGGCTCCAGCGACGACCTGGCCGGCGGCCGCTCGACCTTCATGGTCGAGATGAGCGAAACCGCCAACATCCTGCACAACGCCACCGACCGCAGCCTGGTGCTGATGGACGAAGTGGGCCGTGGCACCAGTACCTTCGACGGCCTGTCGCTGGCCTGGGCCGCCGCCGAGCGCCTGGCCCAGCTGCGTGCCTACACGCTGTTCGCCACGCACTACTTCGAGCTCACCGTGCTGCCGGAAAGCGAGCCGCTGGTGGCCAACGTGCACCTGAACGCCACCGAGCACAACGAACGCATCGTGTTCCTGCACCACGTGCTGCCTGGCCCTGCCAGCCAGAGCTACGGCCTGGCCGTGGCGCAGCTGGCCGGCGTGCCGACGGCCGTCATCCAGCGTGCCCGTGAACACTTGGCAAGGCTGGAAACCACCAGCCTGCCGCATGAACAGCCCCCGGCCCAAAAGGCCAAGGACGTGCCACAGGTCCCGCACCAGAGCGACCTGTTCGCCAGCCTGCCACACCCGGCCATCGAGAAGCTGGGCAAGCTGCAGCTGGACGACATGACCCCGCGTCAAGCTATCGAAATGCTATATCAACTAAAGAACCTGTTATAA
- a CDS encoding CinA family protein codes for MDPITTLATRLGEHLRRFNAQVTTAESCTGGGIAEAITRVPGSSAWFEAGYVTYSNTQKTRQLEVPAALFSQVGAVSQEVVEAMVRGAQAASGARFAVAVSGVAGPDGGSPAKPVGTVWLAWGDGNHVFSERRQFDGDREAVRRQTVIAALDGLLQLGAE; via the coding sequence ATGGACCCGATCACCACGCTTGCCACCCGCCTGGGTGAACACCTGCGCCGCTTCAACGCGCAGGTGACCACCGCCGAATCCTGCACCGGTGGCGGCATCGCCGAGGCCATCACCCGCGTGCCCGGCAGCTCGGCCTGGTTCGAGGCTGGGTACGTGACCTATTCCAACACCCAGAAAACCCGTCAACTGGAAGTGCCCGCGGCGTTGTTCAGCCAGGTTGGCGCGGTCAGCCAGGAAGTGGTCGAAGCCATGGTCCGCGGCGCCCAGGCCGCCAGCGGCGCGCGCTTTGCCGTGGCGGTGAGCGGCGTGGCCGGGCCGGACGGTGGTTCGCCGGCCAAACCGGTGGGCACCGTGTGGCTGGCCTGGGGCGACGGCAACCATGTGTTCAGCGAGCGGCGCCAGTTCGACGGCGACCGCGAGGCGGTGCGCCGACAGACGGTGATCGCCGCGTTAGACGGCTTGTTACAGCTTGGTGCCGAGTAA
- the recA gene encoding recombinase RecA, with protein MDDNKKRALAAALGQIERQFGKGAVMRMGDHERQAIPAISTGSLGLDIALGIGGLPKGRIVEIYGPESSGKTTLTLSVIAEAQKNGATCAFVDAEHALDPEYAGKLGVNVDDLLVSQPDTGEQALEITDMLVRSNAVDVIIVDSVAALVPKAEIEGEMGDMHVGLQARLMSQALRKITGNIKNANCLVIFINQIRMKIGVMFGSPETTTGGNALKFYASVRLDIRRTGAVKEGDEVVGSETRVKIVKNKVSPPFRQAEFQILYGKGIYRNGEIIDLGVSQGLVEKSGAWYAYQGNKIGQGKANAAKYLAENPAIGAEIEKQIREKLLTSGAVAAAGKAAAAEADADDMADADAGY; from the coding sequence ATGGACGACAACAAGAAGCGCGCCTTGGCTGCGGCCCTGGGTCAGATCGAACGCCAATTCGGCAAGGGCGCCGTCATGCGCATGGGCGACCACGAGCGCCAGGCTATCCCTGCCATCTCCACCGGCTCGCTGGGCCTGGACATTGCCCTGGGCATCGGCGGCCTGCCAAAAGGCCGTATCGTCGAGATCTACGGCCCGGAATCCTCGGGTAAGACCACGCTGACCCTGTCGGTCATCGCCGAAGCCCAGAAAAACGGCGCGACCTGCGCCTTCGTCGACGCCGAACACGCCCTCGACCCCGAGTACGCCGGCAAGCTGGGCGTCAACGTCGACGACCTGCTGGTTTCGCAGCCGGACACCGGCGAACAGGCCCTGGAAATCACCGACATGCTGGTGCGTTCCAACGCTGTTGACGTGATCATCGTCGACTCCGTGGCTGCTCTGGTACCGAAGGCCGAGATCGAAGGCGAGATGGGCGACATGCACGTGGGCCTGCAGGCGCGCCTGATGTCCCAGGCGCTGCGCAAGATCACCGGTAACATCAAGAACGCCAACTGCCTGGTCATCTTCATCAACCAGATCCGTATGAAGATTGGCGTGATGTTCGGCAGCCCGGAAACCACCACCGGTGGTAACGCCCTGAAGTTCTACGCCTCGGTGCGTCTGGATATCCGCCGTACCGGCGCGGTCAAGGAAGGCGACGAGGTGGTCGGTAGCGAAACCCGCGTCAAGATCGTCAAGAACAAGGTTTCGCCGCCATTCCGTCAGGCCGAGTTCCAGATCCTCTACGGCAAGGGTATCTACCGTAACGGCGAGATCATTGACCTGGGTGTTTCCCAAGGCCTGGTCGAGAAGTCCGGTGCCTGGTACGCCTACCAGGGCAACAAGATCGGTCAAGGCAAGGCAAACGCTGCCAAGTACCTGGCTGAGAACCCGGCTATTGGTGCCGAGATCGAGAAGCAGATTCGCGAGAAGCTGCTGACCTCTGGTGCTGTTGCGGCTGCTGGTAAGGCTGCTGCTGCCGAAGCCGATGCCGATGACATGGCCGACGCTGACGCCGGTTATTGA
- the recX gene encoding recombination regulator RecX, giving the protein MSAVLDTPVAIRRTAMDLLARREHGRVELTRKLRQRGASDELIEPELDRLAEEGLLSEARYLESFIRYRSSSGYGPARIREELGQRGLARADIEQALRESEVDWGERMRDVWQRKFAGQRPQDPRSRAQQTRFLAYRGFPMDMIGRLLSGRDIDDY; this is encoded by the coding sequence ATGTCCGCCGTACTCGACACCCCCGTCGCCATTCGGCGGACAGCCATGGACCTGCTCGCGCGACGTGAGCACGGTCGCGTCGAGCTGACGCGCAAGTTGCGTCAGCGCGGCGCTTCGGACGAGCTGATCGAGCCTGAACTCGACCGGCTCGCCGAAGAAGGGTTGCTTAGCGAAGCCCGTTACCTCGAAAGTTTCATCCGGTACCGTTCCAGCTCCGGCTACGGCCCTGCGCGTATTCGCGAAGAGCTAGGCCAGCGCGGTTTGGCGCGTGCTGATATCGAGCAGGCGCTACGCGAGAGCGAGGTGGATTGGGGCGAGCGCATGCGTGACGTTTGGCAGCGCAAGTTTGCTGGTCAGCGCCCGCAAGATCCCCGCAGCCGTGCCCAGCAGACCCGGTTTCTGGCTTACCGGGGTTTCCCCATGGACATGATCGGCCGTCTGCTGAGTGGTCGTGATATCGACGACTACTGA
- a CDS encoding LOG family protein, with product MPYQSSELLFSHFRDNNIDLSNIDAQLQLVAPNSPNLPLYRDMMLTILRMAHDDTDRWSAKITLQALRELDHSFRTLERYKGRRKVTVFGSARTPLEHPMYALARELGATLARSDLMVITGAGGGIMAAAHEGAGSDHSLGFNITLPFEQHANPTVDGTDKLLPFHFFFIRKLFFVKEADALVLCPGGFGTLDEALEVLTLIQTGKSPLVPVVLLDSPGGSFWRDCLDFISRQLEENRYILPSDLKLLRLVHSADEAVEEINQFYSNYHSSRWLKSQFVIRMHHPLSEAALYDIQEGFADLRLSGKYHQQPDSSAEHEVGNFSHLTRLSFAFNGRDQGRLRELVDFINLPENWAKPQPMHTTQRAREALKVS from the coding sequence ATGCCTTACCAATCGAGTGAACTGCTGTTCAGCCACTTCCGCGACAACAACATCGACCTGAGCAACATCGACGCACAACTGCAACTGGTGGCACCGAACAGCCCCAACCTGCCGCTGTACCGCGACATGATGCTGACCATCCTGCGCATGGCCCATGACGACACCGACCGCTGGAGCGCCAAGATCACCCTGCAGGCCCTGCGCGAACTGGACCATTCGTTCCGCACCCTGGAACGCTATAAGGGCCGGCGCAAGGTGACCGTGTTCGGCTCGGCGCGCACTCCGCTGGAGCACCCGATGTACGCCCTGGCCCGCGAACTGGGCGCAACCCTGGCACGCTCCGACCTGATGGTCATCACCGGTGCCGGCGGCGGCATCATGGCAGCTGCCCACGAAGGCGCCGGCAGCGACCACAGCCTGGGGTTCAACATCACCCTGCCCTTCGAACAACATGCCAACCCCACGGTGGACGGCACCGACAAGCTGCTGCCGTTCCATTTCTTCTTCATCCGCAAGCTGTTCTTCGTCAAGGAGGCCGATGCCCTGGTGCTGTGCCCGGGTGGTTTCGGCACTCTGGATGAAGCGCTGGAGGTGCTGACCCTGATCCAGACCGGCAAGAGCCCGCTGGTACCGGTGGTGCTGCTGGATTCGCCAGGTGGCAGCTTCTGGCGCGACTGCCTGGACTTCATCAGCCGCCAACTGGAGGAAAACCGCTACATCCTGCCCAGCGACCTGAAACTGCTGCGCCTGGTGCACAGCGCTGACGAGGCAGTGGAAGAAATCAACCAGTTCTACAGCAACTACCACTCCAGCCGCTGGCTGAAGAGCCAGTTCGTGATCCGCATGCATCACCCGCTCAGCGAGGCGGCGCTGTATGACATCCAGGAAGGCTTTGCCGACTTGCGCCTGAGTGGCAAGTATCACCAGCAACCTGACAGCAGTGCCGAGCACGAAGTGGGCAACTTCAGCCACCTGACCCGTTTGTCATTTGCCTTCAATGGCCGGGATCAGGGCAGGCTGCGCGAGCTGGTGGACTTCATCAACCTGCCGGAGAACTGGGCCAAGCCGCAGCCCATGCATACCACGCAGCGGGCCAGGGAGGCGTTGAAGGTCAGTTGA